The Nitrosospira lacus genome window below encodes:
- a CDS encoding Ni/Fe hydrogenase subunit alpha translates to MPFELETAAHPEKLKRVVIEPVTRVEGHGKVTLLLDADNRVHQARFHIVEFRGFEKFIQGRPFTEVPVLVQRLCGICPVSHNLAASKAMDMIVGGTPPPAADKLRRLMHMGQILQSHALHFFHLSSPDLLFGFDANASKRNIAGLAANFPDIARQGVALRRYGQEVIRLTSGKRVHGTGVIPGGMSRNLSPDDRDYLLKEIDQVIRSSLDAVELIKTIYSARADFHNGFGSYRSSFMSLVREDGAMDLYHGGLRARDEHGETIFDHVEYSHYWDYIHEEVKSWSYMKFPFIRSHGREKGWYRVGPLARVNNCDFIPTSLADAERKVFKEFGGGSATQATLAFHWARMIEMLHAAEVIQELLHDDDLLSDDLVNIGERQLRGVGVIEAPRGTLIHHYRINEDEQIVRANLIVATTHNNQAMNEAIRQVALQYLDGEQLTEGLLNYIEVAIRAFDPCLSCATHAVGKMPLEVELMDVEGAMIQRLVKDSDGRYRT, encoded by the coding sequence ATGCCGTTTGAACTGGAAACTGCCGCTCATCCTGAAAAGCTGAAGCGGGTCGTGATCGAGCCGGTTACCAGGGTGGAGGGCCACGGTAAGGTCACGCTGCTGCTTGATGCCGATAATCGCGTGCATCAGGCGCGCTTCCATATTGTCGAATTCCGCGGCTTCGAAAAATTCATTCAGGGACGCCCCTTTACCGAAGTACCGGTACTTGTCCAGCGCCTTTGCGGCATTTGTCCGGTGAGTCATAACCTGGCGGCTTCCAAAGCCATGGACATGATTGTGGGTGGAACGCCGCCTCCCGCTGCTGACAAGCTTCGCCGTCTTATGCATATGGGCCAGATACTGCAATCCCATGCCCTGCATTTCTTTCATCTCTCTTCGCCAGATCTGTTGTTCGGTTTTGATGCAAATGCCTCAAAGCGCAACATCGCGGGTCTCGCGGCGAATTTTCCCGATATCGCCAGGCAGGGTGTAGCACTGCGCAGGTATGGCCAGGAGGTTATCCGGCTTACCAGCGGCAAACGGGTACATGGCACGGGCGTGATTCCCGGAGGAATGAGCAGGAATCTGTCGCCGGATGACCGCGATTACCTGTTGAAGGAGATAGATCAGGTCATCCGGTCAAGCCTGGACGCCGTGGAACTGATCAAGACTATCTACAGCGCGCGCGCGGATTTTCATAACGGCTTTGGTTCCTACCGCTCCAGTTTCATGAGCCTGGTGCGGGAGGATGGGGCCATGGATCTATACCATGGCGGCTTGCGTGCCAGGGACGAACATGGCGAGACAATTTTTGATCATGTGGAATACAGCCACTATTGGGACTACATTCACGAAGAAGTGAAATCCTGGTCTTACATGAAATTCCCCTTCATACGTTCGCATGGCAGGGAAAAAGGCTGGTACCGCGTGGGGCCGCTGGCGCGGGTCAATAATTGCGACTTCATTCCGACGTCTCTGGCAGATGCGGAGCGCAAGGTTTTCAAGGAATTTGGCGGGGGCAGCGCGACCCAAGCTACCCTGGCCTTTCATTGGGCGCGCATGATCGAGATGCTGCATGCCGCTGAAGTCATACAGGAGTTGCTGCATGACGACGATCTGCTGAGCGATGATCTGGTGAACATCGGGGAGCGACAGTTGCGGGGCGTAGGCGTGATCGAGGCGCCGCGCGGCACACTGATCCACCACTACCGCATCAACGAGGACGAGCAAATCGTACGCGCCAATCTGATCGTTGCTACCACTCACAATAACCAGGCCATGAACGAAGCGATACGCCAGGTGGCGCTGCAATATCTGGATGGCGAGCAACTCACCGAGGGCCTGCTCAATTACATCGAAGTGGCGATCCGTGCATTCGATCCCTGTCTTTCCTGCGCTACCCATGCCGTCGGCAAAATGCCGCTGGAGGTGGAACTGATGGATGTGGAAGGCGCAATGATACAGCGCCTGGTCAAGGATTCCGACGGACGGTATCGAACTTGA
- a CDS encoding NAD-reducing hydrogenase subunit HoxY encodes MNEKRKIRVATCSLAGCFGCHMSLLDIDEKLFDLLEMIEFDRTPFTDIKHCGACDIGIVEGGVSNAENAHVLKEFRDNCKILVAIGACAINGNVPALRNNIDLWDCFQEVYLYEGGLEGNQIPNDPELPLPFDKVYPVYEVVKVDYFLPGCPPSADTIWKFLTDLIEGREPKLSYEMLRYD; translated from the coding sequence ATGAATGAGAAACGCAAGATTCGGGTGGCAACCTGTTCCCTGGCTGGCTGTTTTGGCTGCCATATGTCCCTGTTGGATATTGACGAAAAGTTGTTCGATCTTCTTGAAATGATCGAGTTCGACCGCACGCCTTTTACTGATATCAAGCATTGCGGGGCATGCGATATCGGCATCGTGGAGGGCGGTGTAAGTAACGCAGAGAACGCCCATGTGCTCAAGGAATTCCGCGATAACTGCAAGATACTGGTGGCGATCGGCGCATGCGCTATCAATGGCAATGTTCCTGCCCTGCGCAATAACATCGATTTATGGGATTGCTTTCAGGAAGTGTACCTGTACGAGGGTGGGCTGGAAGGAAACCAGATACCCAACGATCCTGAACTGCCGCTGCCGTTCGACAAGGTTTATCCCGTCTACGAAGTGGTCAAAGTGGATTACTTCCTGCCGGGTTGCCCACCATCCGCGGACACGATCTGGAAGTTTCTCACTGATCTGATCGAGGGCAGGGAACCCAAGCTCAGTTACGAAATGTTGCGCTATGATTAA
- a CDS encoding 2Fe-2S iron-sulfur cluster-binding protein, producing MNKTITIDGKIVPFTDGQTIMDAALGAQVYIPHLCHNPEFKPHGSCKLCVVSVNGRNMTSCTMPAAEDMVVANNTPELNDDRKVLVQMLFVEGNHICPACEASGNCQLQAAAYYLNMLSPHFTHFYPPREVDASHPDVFLDLNRCILCELCVRASREVDGKNVFGISGRGIHAHLVVNAASGRLGDTNLVVTDRAAHVCPTGAILIKRQGYRIPIGQRTFDRKKISEVQMESTEEGKPDHE from the coding sequence CATCATGGATGCTGCGCTGGGAGCCCAAGTCTATATTCCTCATCTGTGCCATAACCCGGAATTCAAGCCACACGGGAGCTGCAAGCTGTGCGTTGTCAGCGTCAACGGCCGCAACATGACATCTTGCACCATGCCCGCGGCGGAGGATATGGTGGTCGCAAACAATACGCCTGAGCTTAACGATGATCGCAAGGTACTGGTGCAGATGCTCTTCGTGGAAGGCAACCATATTTGTCCGGCATGCGAGGCATCGGGTAATTGTCAGTTACAGGCGGCTGCCTATTACCTGAATATGCTGAGCCCCCATTTCACGCACTTTTATCCGCCGCGGGAAGTGGATGCTTCGCATCCCGATGTTTTTCTCGATCTCAACCGTTGCATTCTCTGTGAGTTATGCGTCCGTGCCAGCCGTGAGGTTGACGGCAAAAACGTATTCGGTATTTCCGGCCGCGGTATTCACGCACATCTGGTGGTGAACGCAGCCAGCGGCAGATTAGGTGATACCAATCTCGTCGTAACCGACAGGGCTGCCCATGTCTGCCCTACAGGCGCCATCCTGATCAAGCGTCAGGGCTATAGGATACCTATCGGGCAGCGCACATTCGACCGCAAGAAAATCAGCGAAGTCCAGATGGAATCGACGGAAGAGGGGAAGCCGGATCATGAATGA